The following proteins are co-located in the Camelina sativa cultivar DH55 chromosome 12, Cs, whole genome shotgun sequence genome:
- the LOC109127977 gene encoding uncharacterized protein LOC109127977 → MLGKQVWRIIQAPQSLLSRFLKARYYSDSNIFNAGSGNKPSFIWKSLLEGRELIKKGMRVLLGNGQTTNIWYDPWLITTPPRPPRRRDNINTDLTTVNELFLEGLPHRWNVNLLQELFIDEDVQQIIQIKLSPSEHPDLLGWHYNDSGLYTVKSGNTLVFQDKQGTWQEDLSLAVADAKEWTECWSEEIERQRTNQANRNRRLNRSQWRKPPRGMIKCNYDGTFIQPDTEGQSGWIARDETGFFLSAGQNRRPPVGSALEAELQSLIAAMQQMWIKGYRRVIFEGDNQKVKDLASGTSRNYRVHNYIREILYWQKKFHEVQFQWTRRNNNKAAYRLAKEQLENHVIFISHFYVPTCIVNILHEDHSAN, encoded by the exons ATGCTGGGAAAACAAGTATGGCGAATAATTCAAGCCCCACAAAGTTTACTGAGCAGATTCTTAAAAGCAAGGTACTACTCTGACTCGAATATTTTCAATGCGGGTAGTGGTAATAAACCATCTTTCATATGGAAATCGCTCTTGGAGGGTCGAGAACTGATAAAGAAAGGCATGAGGGTTTTATTAGGCAATGGCCAAACCACTAATATCTGGTATGATCCTTGGCTGATAACAACTCCACCAAGACCACCACGAAGACGAGATAACATCAACACAGATTTAACGACTGTTAACGAGTTGTTTCTAGAAGGTCTCCCACATCGATGGAACGTGAATCTGCTACAAGAATTAttcattgatgaagatgtaCAACAGATAATTCAGATTAAATTAAGCCCTTCAGAACATCCAGATCTTTTGGGGTGGCACTATAATGATTCGGGTTTGTACACAGTGAAATCAGG AAACACACTCGTTTTCCAAGATAAACAAGGTACATGGCAAGAAGATTTGAGTTTAGCGGTTGCAGATGCGAAGGAATGGACAGAGTGTTGGTCAGAAGAAATAGAGAGACAAcggacaaatcaagcaaaccgAAATAGAAGACTTAATCGATCACAGTGGAGGAAACCACCTCGAGGGATGATTAAATGTAATTATGATGGTACCTTTATCCAACCGGATACAGAAGGACAATCAGGATGGATAGCTAGAGATGAGACAGGTTTCTTCTTATCGGCAGGACAGAACAGAAGACCTCCTGTAGGTAGTGCTTTAGAAGCAGAACTTCAGAGTTTAATAGCAGCCATGCAACAGATGTGGATAAAAGGCTATCGTCGTGTCATATTTGAAGGAGACAATCAGAAAGTCAAGGATCTGGCAAGTGGTACTTCAAGGAATTACAGAGTTCATAATTACATCAGAGAAATCTTATATTGGCAGAAGAAGTTTCATGAAGTGCAATTTCAATGGACAAGAAGGAACAATAATAAGGCAGCATATAGATTAGCAAAAGAACAACTTGAAAATCATGTAATCTTCATATCTCATTTCTATGTTCCTACTTGTATTGTAAACATCCTCCATGAGGACCACTCTGCAAATTAA
- the LOC104732368 gene encoding transcription repressor MYB6-like: MSWWGVKGGGWGMVEEVWRKGPWTAEEDRLLIEYVRVHGEGRWNSVARLAGLKRNGKSCRLRWVNYLRPDLKRGQITPHEESIILNLHAKWGNRWSTIARSLPGRTDNEIKNYWRTHFKKKAKPATNNEEKTKNRLLKRQQFKQQRELELQQEQQLFQFDQLDMKKIIALLEDNNSSSSSDGGSNVFYAPHQITHSSKPLGYNNPNSLEEQLQGRFAPVNIPDANTMNEDNAIWDGFWNMDGVDGHGGNLSAVAATAACGPRKPYFHNLVIPFC; this comes from the exons ATGAGTTGGTGGGGAGTGAAGGGAGGAGGATGGGGAATGGTGGAAGAAGTTTGGAGAAAAGGTCCATGGACCGCCGAAGAAGACCGTCTCTTGATCGAATACGTTCGTGTTCACGGTGAAGGTCGTTGGAACTCTGTTGCCAGACTCGCAG GATTGAAGAGGAATGGTAAAAGCTGCAGACTAAGGTGGGTGAATTACCTTAGACCTGACCTCAAGAGAGGACAGATCACTCCTCATGAAGAAAGTATAATACTTAATCTCCACGCTAAGTGGGGAAACAG GTGGTCAACAATTGCACGTAGTTTACCGGGAAGAACAGACAATGAGATCAAGAACTATTGGAGAACCCATTTCAAGAAAAAGGCAAAGCCAGCGACTAACAATGAGGAGAAAACTAAGAATCGTCTCCTTAAAAGACAACAATTCAAGCAACAGAGAGAATTAGAGTTGCAACAAGAACAACAGTTGTTTCAGTTCGACCAACTCGATATGAAAAAGATTATCGCTTTACTCGAAGACAACAATAGTAGTAGCAGCAGCGATGGCGGCAGCAATGTGTTCTATGCTCCTCATCAAATAACACATTCATCAAAACCCTTAGGCTATAATAACCCTAATTCGTTAGAAGAGCAGTTACAAGGTAGGTTTGCTCCAGTAAACATACCTGACGCTAATACTATGAACGAAGACAATGCGATATGGGACGGGTTTTGGAACATGGATGGTGTGGATGGACATGGTGGAAACTTGAGTGCTGTAGCTGCAACTGCTGCTTGTGGGCCAAGGAAGCCCTATTTCCATAACTTGGTGATTCCATTTTGTTAA